The DNA window ACATTTTTATCATTTCATCTACTCCAGGCTCCAGCCCTCTTTATCGCAGCTGCATTCATACtctgaaaattaatttttggtattCTGAGAAGATCATCGAGTACGAGAGATTAATTTTCGGTTTGTGTGAATAATGAATCAAAACTCTGCAATTTGGGAGAAATTGAGAAATCGTTGCTTAAAATCCTGTGTATTGACGCCTTCTTCAGGTATTGTTGCTTGTTTCTGAGAGCCAATTCGTTTTTCTAATTTGATGTTTACTTGTTGATCTAATTTGGGGATGATTTGATTACACAATTATTTCGATGTAATGCTGACTTAGGTAAACTTGAGTAGTATGCTTCTGTGGTAACATATTTGCTGTAGTATGTGCGATACTGAGTTAAGTGAACCTGGAAAAGGTTGTTACAGGTAAATATGAATCTATGATATTATCATAAGATCAAACATGAGAGATATTTGGAGATTAGAAGGTGATCTAGCTGAATCATTCATCTATATGAGCTTTTGGTTTATGAATTTGATAAGCCAACTGTTCTGTCTGAGTGTCTTTATGGTTGGACTGGTGACGATTTGACTTCGTGGGTAGTCTGGCTAGggtaattataaaaattttgcCATATAATTGAAATATAAGACTGTGTAAGGAAGAAATTTACATACAATGGCTAGGATAGCAATCTGTTTGGGTTTTGTTCTTGGATTTCCTTATACATTCAATGCTTTACAGAAAAAATTACTGAGCATTTCAACTTGACTatgttttcatataaaatgGAATGCCTCTCCTTGTATAGAATCTTCTGATGTGAGCTGTCTCATTTATGAATGTTTTTCCTACTTTGGAAAATCATGTTACACAATCATCCAACTAAGTGGATCAGAATTCAACATCACTAGGCAATCTTTTGCATGTTATATGTATCGGACCTGACCAAGAGTTCTGAGTGAAAGTGGTGAATGCATTAGATTGCTGGACTATAGTTGAACCTGACAAAAAAATTCTGTTTGACCTTTGGTGTAACAAAATGTAAGTGAAAATAGAGGCTTTTATTGGAATCATCATGATATTTATCTGGGTGGTTCTTTGCTGCTGTccatgaaattttaaaaattcaagtCAAAGTAAAGGATTGAGACGATCCTTGAAGATATAAAGTAATCTGCTCTACATTTATTGCTTAAAAAAATTTCTCCAGAGAGCTAATTATTATTTCACTGAGTAACAATCTGTGCTCAGTAAAGGATCAGCTATTACATAACAAGCATGATGGTAGTCTTTAGAGGCGTGGTAAGTTCGGAAGAAAAACGATTGTGTTGATCTTGAAAGCAGATACAGCATGATGTGGGTAACAACGGTGGTGGAGAAGGGGGAGGGGAATACCACCAAGATTTACTTAAACAGCTATGACCACATCCATTTATAATTTTGTACAATTAAGGCCACAATCTTAGGTGTAAAATTGTAAAACTTGTGTTAATATGGTGTCAATTGTACAATTAAGGCCACCATCTTCAGTGACAATCTTATGTGTTAGTGTCAATTGTACAATTAAGGACGCAGTCTTTGGTGATAATCGTATGTGTTACTCGTGAAATCATTTAAGAGACACTTAGGATCATATTCATATGGTGTCAAAACATCTCCTTGCATTTATTACTTATTGCCATTGTTTTCTCTTTCTTCACGATTTTACTTACTGGTCTCTGAGAAACTTCAAAATAATAATCGGCAGAAAAAGTTACTCGTAACGCCTGTTTACTTTATGCAAAGAAATCTgaactttcattttatataaCTCCGCAACAGAACATATAGATACAGAATTCATTCTAAAGTCCATACACTCAGAGTCTCTCTCTCAGGGTAAGTACCAATTCCCTCCCTCCATATCACTTAAGGGTAGTTATAGGAAAAAAGAATAGAGAGCAAATCTTGCAAAATCTATTTGGCTATCTATCCGAGGAGGAATCTGCATCAAGCCATGAAATGAACCACCAGCCTGAATTTAACTCTGTAAGATTTGTTcgtcttattttcctttttagctAATAACTTGTTTTTAATGAGTCTGTACGGCCCAATTCAGAAGATCTAACGAAAATTTGCCGATTAGAATGCATTTATTTAGTTTTTGATTTTCAGCTTGAGACTCGTCAAAATGGcaacaaaaaaattaagaatttttgGGGGGATAAATTTATGTGTTTATATTAACACATGCATAAAAAATTCCGAATGTACAATTATAGAGAATATGTGAGTAAACCTTTTATTTTACATCATTCACATATGTTCTAGACAGCTTTTTGCCTGCAATCCAACATCAGGAAGGTGATTGGCATGCGGGCCTAACTTAAATGTAATGATGGCTTCCTTATGGTCTACCATTCTTGCCAATATTGTTTTGCTCTGGGTTGTAATCTCTAATGTTTTTGTGCACGTGGAATTAAAAAATATCTGAAAATTGAATGTCCTATGTTTGAACTCATAATCATTTCTTTGTGTATGCGTAGATGGTGACTGTCATCCACAGATAgtttttcctttttggattgaGATTGAAATATGAACCTAGGGTTTAGTTATTTTCCTTATGCTAAATATTTTGGAGAATGGTTCTCTGGTTTTAAATGAAAATTCAGTGGCCTCAGGCCCTCAATGaaacgtgttgaatacttttatttctaaaattacTCATTTAGTAGTAGGAATATCTCTTTGTGATTGCTGAACTAATTTTGGGATATACTAGTTAGATTGAGTTCCTTCCTCATCAAGGTTCAACTCTTACATGATCTGGTCCAGTTGAGAAACGTCACAGATGATGCATATGGATTTCATATTTTACAGGAAGAGTACAGGCGATGAAGGAAATGAGCCATAATTATTTTATGCTTAATGCTTCTTGGTTTGCTTAAATACCTGTTGGAAGATTGATTGACATCAGAACAACTAGGGAAGCAAATGAAGTATAGATGATTCTCCTGGTTTTTCATATGTTTATTGCTTCTACACCTTGTTAATTTTTTAGATACTGTTTCAAACACTTTATCATCATGTTGTGCACTTGTGCTTTATTTATAAACTTTCCTTATTGTCCTTTTTCTCCTGTAATAGTTGCATAGTTTCTCGTTCATTTGTTTAATTTATGTGTTTGAGATTTCACTTCAGGATGAAAGGGACGGAGGAACTGAACATGCTAATGATGCCATATCCAGTCAACTGGTTGAAATTGATGGTGGTCTTCAGTTAAATGAGGATGTCATGTGCTCAAGGTCTTGCGATGGAGGCTTTGAGCACCATATGCAAACAGCACCAGAAGAAGGGATCAAAATTGGAAGTGGTGCAGAGTTACATCATGAGGGCGGAAGCACATGTAACTGTGATGAAGGAGGGCCTATGTCTGATAATAAAAGCACATTCAGACATAGGGTCAAAACTGAAGGTGGAGCTGAGTTTAATGACGAGGCTGGAGGGACCGATAAAGAGACTAGTAGCTCAATGTCTTTTGCTCAAACCCTCCACTTTTGAATAGTTTGTCTTTCTTGTGACTGTTTCTATTATTTGGTGTGCATTAGTTAGTTTGAACTTGAATATATAGGTATTTGATTAATTATCTTTTAGTACCATGAAGTATTTTGTATGCTCCCAGTTTCCTTGAATTTCAGTTTGTTTCTGATGCTTTTGAATTTTGGCGAAGATCCTGCTAATGTTATTGTTTTTTACCTACAATTGGTCAATGTAGTTATCAATCCCTAGATTAGTATATCTAGGAAAGTAAACACCCATTAATTCTTGGCTGGATATATTGTAAGCCTAGTGCAGCTGGCTCGCCCACCTAAGACATGATGACTCTCAATTAGCTTGTCATAGTTCTGAACCCAAGTTGTCCAAATTAGTTGAGATGTGCTTTACATATTGAAGTATTTGCTTGATAGGCTGGCAAACAGTAAGTACTCTGAGACCCTTTCTGAGAGCACCTATGCCTTCTATTTGAGTTGTTGATGTATCACCAACTCGATAATTTTACAGGGCTGTAGATTGTAATTTATCACTGTAATATTTCTCTTATTCATATTTTAGTGTTTTTCTTCTGCATTTTTTTTGCTTATCCATTTAACTCTGAGAATTTATGTTATGACGTTAAGTTATTAAAGACTGAGAATGGAAAGGATCGAGCTCGAATTGCAGATGTAATGCGTGCTCTTTTTGGGGATTCAGATGAGGAACCAGGACAATATGAAGCTGAGTATGGCACTGATCAAGGGAAAAACAATTCCGTGAGAACTGAGACACTATAATGATTATTTAGTTTTCTGGTTGTTGGCCACCCAGTGATTCAGAATGTACTTATAATGTTTCTTTTGCCAACATAGATATCTCCTGAACACAAATTAAGTTATGAGGGAGATCTGGAGTCTGAAGGTACTGTATCAAGTGAACATACACAATTTGGacccgaagaagaagaagaagaaaaggccGAGGATAAACTAGAGGGGGAGTCAAAGGATAAACTGGAGGAGCAGTCAATCGGTAGGTTGCTGGTGGTGGAGTTTCCAAACTGCACTCCACTTGCTGACCCATCTCAGGTTACCTCCCTTGTTGCTTTTGCCAGACCATAtgcattttttaatatattagctGTTGATACATATATGAGTCTTTATCCAATTATTAGCAGGTTGTTACAAATAAATAGAAGGTTTTGGTCACACTTAAGAAATTAGCATTTTTGAGCCTCATTTgttgatgaaaaaaaaatgaaattacaatgtGACAATTGATTGATGTCTTGTTgcattttagtgtaaatatgATTACTTGCAAAGTCATTTTATATGCTTGTTCTCAAATTTTAGTAGTTTCCTTGATTTGTAAAGCTGGCTATTTAGAGTAAGAGGGTTTTGGTTTCGGTCATGATGCAAATAATGCTTGTGATGGTGTCCTGGATACAATATTCAGGAGCTGAATTGAGATGCATTCTGATGTTGCCTTTCGTGATTTTTTCTGTGGACTACTTTATCGCCTActcattattttcttattttgttgAGACTTGTTTGTTATCCTGCTTATGTTTTTAGAATTCCTCAAAATTTACTCAGATGCTTGATTTAGATTAGTTTCTTATATTGGTTTCAAGTGGTTTTGGATGTAGATTAATCGCCTCATTTAATTCCTCGTGATGTTCACACTTCTCGTTGGGATTCGTCCATTTATAACCGCACGCATGTTTACCATAATAATTGTTCTCGGGGCTCAATCCATGTCCTTAATATTTTGGGTCAACTATACAGGGCATCTACCGGTCTCTGTTGAGCATCTCTAAATCGGAAAAGGTTGCTTCATCTTCCGTAGTTTCTGATCCCGATAGCTCGACTGTTCATGGTGATCGGGAGACCACACCTATGCCTGAAACAGAGCAATTTCAGCAGGTAGATTGCTTATACGAATCCCATTTTTTCCAGTTGTTGAACCAATGTTACAAAATCCACTAGGATGATCTAAAAAAGCAACTGAAGACAATCTCTCACTTAACCAGAAGTGTAATGACAAGGAAATGACATCCAATCACAACCACCCTGATGAGCACATGTGGCCCAGCGAAGCAGAAGACGTAAATCTTGAGGTATGCTTTCAGACTTCTTTGATTGATCATATGCGTAGAAACTTATCGTGTTATTGTCACTCAAGATTTATATGTTTCTACTCTCAGAGGCAGAAAGATCGTCAAACTAAGAAGCGTAGGCCAAGACGCGGATAAAGCTGAGGGGAACTTGAACATGAAAGGGGTTTGATGATGAGTTGCTGAGTTAAGGAACAAATCTCTTAATAAATTACTTGAAAGGGGCTTCAGTTGCTTATGAAACTTTAGTTTGGATGATTTTTCTGTTGCATAAGAGCGTGTGATAAATTGATGACTCAGGTTTTAGCAAACCTATTTATATATTTCTATCTTAAGATGTTATATCTGCTTTCATTG is part of the Salvia splendens isolate huo1 chromosome 22, SspV2, whole genome shotgun sequence genome and encodes:
- the LOC121786184 gene encoding uncharacterized protein LOC121786184 isoform X2, giving the protein MCSRSCDGGFEHHMQTAPEEGIKIGSGAELHHEGGSTCNCDEGGPMSDNKSTFRHRVKTEGGAEFNDEAGGTDKETSSSMLLKTENGKDRARIADVMRALFGDSDEEPGQYEAEYGTDQGKNNSISPEHKLSYEGDLESEGTVSSEHTQFGPEEEEEEKAEDKLEGESKDKLEEQSIGRLLVVEFPNCTPLADPSQGIYRSLLSISKSEKVASSSVVSDPDSSTVHGDRETTPMPETEQFQQDDLKKQLKTISHLTRSVMTRK
- the LOC121786184 gene encoding uncharacterized protein LOC121786184 isoform X1, with amino-acid sequence MCSRSCDGGFEHHMQTAPEEGIKIGSGAELHHEGGSTCNCDEGGPMSDNKSTFRHRVKTEGGAEFNDEAGGTDKETSSSMLLKTENGKDRARIADVMRALFGDSDEEPGQYEAEYGTDQGKNNSISPEHKLSYEGDLESEGTVSSEHTQFGPEEEEEEKAEDKLEGESKDKLEEQSIGRLLVVEFPNCTPLADPSQGIYRSLLSISKSEKVASSSVVSDPDSSTVHGDRETTPMPETEQFQQKCNDKEMTSNHNHPDEHMWPSEAEDVNLERQKDRQTKKRRPRRG